In Nocardioides dokdonensis FR1436, the following are encoded in one genomic region:
- a CDS encoding cell division protein CrgA — MRQKVKDELADPRGPVVTPRSVVALLMVLAGVAWVLFYYFGVRADPTVVGSEPSGPAWMADLVRWNYVIGFGLLFLGLAVSAHPSTPMGRGRGVVGGMLGCFLVGLVWICTYYIFANDKLDSIPVFNDLAQSNLFVGIAFMGVGFIFATRWE; from the coding sequence GTGAGACAGAAGGTCAAGGACGAGCTGGCCGATCCCCGGGGCCCGGTGGTGACCCCCCGATCCGTCGTGGCGCTGCTGATGGTGCTCGCAGGGGTGGCCTGGGTCCTCTTCTACTACTTCGGGGTGCGTGCCGACCCGACGGTCGTCGGCTCCGAGCCCAGCGGTCCGGCCTGGATGGCGGACCTGGTGCGGTGGAACTACGTCATCGGCTTCGGCCTCCTCTTCCTGGGGCTCGCGGTCTCCGCGCACCCGAGCACCCCCATGGGCCGCGGCCGCGGCGTCGTCGGCGGCATGCTCGGCTGCTTCCTGGTCGGCCTGGTGTGGATCTGCACCTACTACATCTTCGCCAACGACAAGCTCGACTCGATCCCGGTCTTCAACGACCTGGCGCAGTCGAACCTGTTCGTCGGCATCGCGTTCATGGGCGTCGGCTTCATCTTCGCCACCCGCTGGGAGTGA